Genomic window (Primulina eburnea isolate SZY01 chromosome 8, ASM2296580v1, whole genome shotgun sequence):
ccttcaactagaaaattgtagaacgtctcgataccttcgatttgatatataatttgaaatttttggatgaaaattgagtgagttaggaTGGTTTTCGTGGAACTGCTCAAACGGTGACTTTTACTAAAATTGTGTTTCTTTAAGTttctgttgcaggcttcgttggagatcgacgggtaTGTTAGTAGTGATGTTAAGAGTGTCTTTGAGGTttcgtttcatgtcgataggcactcgaagtAATTAGAAGTCGCAGGAGACGGTTTGATGTCATTGGTCGTATTTTGGGTCGTTTGTGTCGTAGAGCGAACGTTATTGCTTTGGAACGTTTGTACAACTTGTATTGATATTATggaatgctaggatgggtctcgaggtgtcggtgcatggtccgtataaccgagtctagaaggataaatattaggtgttcagaattttcgtaagttcgcgattacagtgggtacacggacccgtacacggaccctgacacggggtccgtgccgttgttttcttctcggcgtctttttccagtatctacacggacccctacacggatgagggcacggggtccgtgcctttgggtttcacttagtgtatATTTCCAGTACCCTCACCcagaccctgacacggggtccgtgcctttgctttccttcggtgtcaatttccagagcctacacggaccccgacaAGGATGTAGATACGGGGCCCGTGTCCGtcatttttggggaaaaataatttagtatgctttgaggttagacgtcatgggttagtactatgatttacaaagtcgagtcatgggaattgtagaacgtcctaaggaattgaatgaactcgtaagtgagcatgattacctacgtctaagtatgccagttaagcatgtcaattcatgatcagtatgtgcagcaaAGGCCctgatcgaagtccaacgaatccctcaacgccaagtaagtatgtatgacgtgcaaagaaaatatgtttaagtttttgaggtatgctaattgacttgtgaccaaattatgaatgggtttggaagtcggtgaacgtggccgaggacctctccgctccgttaaattatgaacgggttagatcgtggttgggaagcgttaaattatgaacggggaccaaccagcccgttaaattatgaacggggatctcatgtatgcggcagtggatacgtccctgtcagcccagtactgtggtgtgtctgatcaggcgtttattatgtatgggtcacttgatttgaaacatcctctatgcaTAATGAAGTCATGTAGgttttagtatgctcaagtatgcagttatgatcatgaaagtttcacgttatggcacgtctatatatgtatgcaagttcaagttattatgcaagctcaagtttcaaattatgtacgttctatttttaagatgcatgcgattttattatgtagtactcgttatcccagtttatacgggttgagtctttagactcactagacttgatcgatgcaggtgactatgttgaggagaccgGAGGTgctgaccaaggggcaggcttggactgagtgggaggctagacccgaggaccgcctacgttattttaagattttaagcatgaaaacatttatactctgattttatgttctgGATGTGAGAcagcttttcttttagcaaactttaattgtgatggttgattttaaagatattttatgaatgatgggtgacgaccgtgtggatgtttttatttaagaaaattttaaatttttccgcaaattttaagtatgagaagtacggttcgttacagttggtatcagagcggtgttcttgtaaagggtcacgcctactgccagtcgcaagaagctcacgaagtcacacctcaagtctgtaagtttgaAGTTTTGCAATATGTTATGTAGTAATcatcaagttatgatttcagtatgtgcatgttttaagtttgatttacgtgcatcataaatattgatatatagtcatgcatattgggtttacgtgttgggtgaattattggaacagtatgcctcctagacgtttggTTAACCGGGAAACAAGGGATGAGAACAGGGAGCACCGAGTTGAGGACAGGGAacatcgagatgaggagagggccaatcctccaccacctccaccaccagatatgcaggcacagatgttTTCTTGTATGACacaattcttcgcacagtttgcggggaaccatgcagcagcaggcgcaggggcgaggccccaaccagaggcagtatatgagaggtttaggaggatgagtccgaaggagttttcgggtactactgacccgatggtcgctgaaggatggatcaagtccatcgaagtaatctttgactttatggaactgaccgacgcagatagggtcagatgtgccacgttccttctgacaggggacgccagattatggtgggagagtgcatctgtggcagtcaacttgcaggtgctgccttggaatggttttaaggaagttttctactccaagtacttcactgagcaagtacgaaccagactcaccaacgagtttatgacgtTGCGGCAGGGGGACAGTAGCGTGGCAGATtttgttaggaagtttgagaggggatgtcacttcgtgcccctcattgctaatgatgtccaggcgaagttgaggcacttcttaaatggtttgcggccgatcttgcgccgtgacgtgagggtagctggccctacttcttatgcagttgctgtctctagagctctggctgcagagcaagaccagcgggatatcgaggcggacaggcagggcaagaggccctatcaggctccaccgcagccacaccatcagcagcagaatcagcgaccccactttaagaaaccgtatcaggggccgccaggaAAGAAACTTTTTCAGGGACCGCCGAAGGGCAAGGGTCCCGTTCAGCAGCAACGGGCGCCGTAGAGGCCCGTTGTTTACCCagtgtgccagaagtgcaaccgccagcatcccggacagtgcctatggggatccgggaaatgttttaaatgtggggcTACAGATCAcgtgctgaaagagtgcccacagtggaagcaaccaacccagggcagagtattcgccatgcatgcacaggaggcggacccagacaccaccctactgactggtaaacttttctacctaagctcagtattatatTGCCTTGCATGCGGAATTTTCTTCTTGGGATTATTAGCGTGCTATTAATATTTTGTGTGCCTAAGGTTATTGAGTTCTATTGTGCTTAAGGTTCATGTTAGAAATTTTGGGaatataagttgtgttgtgctaacgcatcatttttattaagagattatccacaactgcactgatagactcatgagccactcactccttcatatcagaaacgtttgctaatcatttggacctcaagtccatcggcctagacgtgaacttttcggtgacagtcccgtcaggggaagaactgttggctaccagtgtgatcagagacattgatctagaactacatggccacctggtatatgcagatttaatcctattgtcgataccagaattcgacattatcttgggcatggactggctgactaagaatagagttctgatagattttcagaagaggtcagtgttGGTTAGACtgccgggcatggagcagtttctttttgaaccagccagatggaggagtttccctcgcatgatttcgtgcatgcaggcgaagaggttgatctccaagggatgtcaggccttcttggctagtatcatttcagcgcctgacgcgcccactccatctttatcagaggtaccagtagtcaaagaatttccagacgtctttcctgatgacgtcaccggccttccaccagagagagaggtggggTTTGCAATCGAGCTCGTGCCGGGCACAGCGCCAATCTTTAAGGTgccatacagattagctccagctgagatgttagagctcaagcagcagattcaggagctcctcgacaaaggatttatccgccctagtttctcaccatggggcgcaccagtgctctttgtaaagaagaaggatgggagcatgagactgtgcatcgattaccgagagctgaacaaggtaacgatcaagaataagtacccacttccaagaatcgaagacttgtttgatcaattgcagggagctacagtttTCTCTaaaatagatcttcgatcagggtatcaccagctgaaggttaaggatgcagatgttcacaagacggacttcaggaccaggtatggacatttcgagttcttagtaatgccattcggtctgacgaatgctccagcaattttcatggacctcatgaaccgagtattccagccctaccttgatcagttcgtcatcgtgttcatcgacgacattctcatatactcgaagagccatgaggagcataaccatcatttgaggacagttttgcagaccttgcagagtcgcaagctttttgcgaagttcagtaagtgtgaattttggctgcagaaagttgcatttttggggcatatagtatctagcagttgtattgaggtggacccagcgaaggtagcagccgttaaggaatgggttgagccaaagaatgcatcggaaatccgcagttttctgggtttagccggttactaccgtaatttcattaagggattttcgtccatagcagtgccgctcacttcactaaccaagaaaaatgctaaattcgtgtggagtgatgaatgtcagaagagctttgatactctgaagcaagctcttatatcAGCGCTAGCCTAGCCGTGCCGACAGGAGAaggtgagtttgtgctttataccgatgcatctaagctcgggttaggcgcagtattgatgcagcaaggtcgagtcatagcttatgcttccaggcagttgaaggtgcacgagaagaactacccgacgcacgaccttgagttagccgccgtcgtcttcgcattgaaaatttggagacactacctatacggcgggaaatgtcagattttcaccgaccacaagagtctcaaatatttcttcacgcagaaagagctgaatatgagacagagacggtggttggaactcgtgaaagattacgactgcgaaattagctaccatccgggaaaggctaatgttgtcgcagacgccttgagcagaaagGTGGCAGTTGTAGCTCAGTTGTCAGTGCAGAAACCCCTTCGatctgagattcagaagtttggtctagagatttatcgtgagggcagagctcctagactgtctaacctgacagtcaaatctgatttgctagaccgaatccgagcaggtcagtcttcagatgagcagttacagaaatgaagactgaaagacgaagccaagggcagtgtgctgtacacagtttcagacggcattgtgagatacagaggtagaatgtgggtgcctagtgttggttcgatcagacaggatattttgacagaggcgcACGCATCTCCGCATTCTATCCATccgggaggtaccaagatgtataaggacctccagattttgtattggtggccagggatgaagcgagacatccgtagattcgtataagaatgcctcacttgtcagcaagtaaaagctgaacaccagagaccagcagggttggtTAAGTCActccccattcccgagtggaagtaggagaacattaccatggattttgttgttgggttgccgagatcagccagaggatcgaattccatttgggttatagtggaccgactcactaaatcagcgcatttcctcccagtgaagacgactttctccatggcgcagtatgcggagctttaccTCAGGGAGATAGTTCGCTTACATGGATTtccagtttcaattgtgtccgacagggacccaagatttacgtcgtccttctggaagagcttacatgcggccattgggacgaagttgctttttagtaccgcttttcacccgcagaccgatggccagtctgagcgagtgattcaggttttagaggatttgctaagggcatgcatgattgattttcaaggaacttgggagtctagactacctctagtggagttcacatacaacaacagcttccaagcatccattggtatggctccctatgaggcgttgtatggaaggaagtgcagatcaccagttcattgggatgaagttggtgagaggacagagcttggtccagagatagttcaacagaatacagacgtggtggtcaagattcgtgagagaatgaagaccgcccaaagccgtcaaaagagctatgccgataaaaggagaagaaatcttgagtttgccgtaggagatcacgtttttgtcaagatagcacctatgaagggtgttatgagatttgcaaagagaggcaaactgagtccgagattcattgggccGTTCgaaattttggacagagttgggacactagtctatcgtgttgcccttccgccgaatctggccggggtgcacaatgtgttccatgtctcgatgctgaggaaatatttggctaatccttcgcacattctgagttatgagcctttgcagcttgctccagatttgtcttatgaggaaagaccgactcaaatcctcgacagacaggagcgcagactcaggatcaaagtgactaagctagtcaaagttcagtggctgaatcaatcagtggaggaagccacATGGGAGTCGGAGACAGACATGAGACTTCACTACCCGgaattgttcggtaagacttaatttcgaggacgaaatttttataagtgggggaggaactgtagtgcccaaattcagtacacgtataacccatgcatgaaattaattattaaagcatttacttaattttaaaagagtttagtcatgcataatttatttaaatgcatNNNNNNNNNNNNNNNNNNNNNNNNNNNNNNNNNNNNNNNNNNNNNNNNNNNNNNNNNNNNNNNNNNNNNNNNNNNNNNNNNNNNNNNNNNNNNNNNNNNNCTcaactaaaaataaataaccacgttaaaattgccaaaatcgtcaccggtcttttcctcgatcccgttTCGATTAATCTCCTGAAATATGACacttgaaaaacattttaacgtgcatcacataaacattgaaataatgcaatttatacaaatcatgcatcactaaatcattttaaactttaataaaatatttaacaattaataaatgcatgggttatacgtgtactgaatttgggctctacagttcctcccccacttaaaaaaactttgtcctcgaaattaagtcttaacGAACAACTCTGGGTAGCGAatcctcatatctgcttctgcttctaagtggcttcctccactgattgatttatCCACTGGACCTTaaccaacttggtcactttgtttCGTAGCCtctgctcctgtctgtctaggatttggacaggtctttcctcataagacaggtctggagccaactgcaacggctcgtagctcagaacatgcgaaggattagctaggtacttcctcagcattgagatgtggaacacattgtgtaccacggccagattcggcggaaggacaacacgataggctagtgtcccaactctgtcaataatctcaaacggtccaataaacctcggactcagcttgcctgtCTTCccgaatctcataacacccttcatgggtgctatcttcacgaaaacgtggtcacctacggcaaactctagatctcttctTCTCTTACCGGCATAGCTGTTTtggcgactctgggcggtcttgattctgtctcgaatcttgaccaccacatctgcagtatGCTGAACTATCTCCGGAACAAGATCTGCtctttcaccaacctcatcccaatgaactggtgatctgcacttccttccatacaacgcctcgtaaggagccatacctatagaagcttgaaaactgttgttgtaggtaaactcaaCTTGATGTATCTTCGACTCCCAAGTCCCCTGaaaatcgatcatacaggctctcaacaaatcctccaaaatctggatcactcgctcagactggtcatctgtctgcgggtgaaaagttgtactgaaaagcaacttcgtcctcatggctgcatgcaaactcttccaaaaggacgatgtgaacctcgggtccctgtcgaatacaatagaaactgggatcccgtgcAATCGAACAATCTCCCTGATacaaagctccgcatactgcgtcatagagaaagtcgtctttactggcaagaagtgcgctgacttattTAGTCGAtctactataacccaaatgaatTCGGTCCTCTGATTGACTTTGGCAAACCAACCACAAAGTCCAttgtaatattctcccatttccactctgggatggagagtggcttaaccaatcctgctggcctctgatgctctgccttgacctgctgacaagtaaggcattCAGATACAAATCTGTGGATGTATCTCTTCATTCCTGGCcatcaatacaaaatctgtaggtccttgtacatcttggtacctcctaggtgaatagaatacggagatgtgtgtgcctctgtcagaatatcctctctgatcgaatcaacactaggcacccacattctacctctggatctcacaataccatctgacactgtgtagagtacactgcccttggcttcatccttcagcctCCACTTCTGCAACTGCTTGTCTGAAGGCTGACTCGTACGAATACGATCTAGCAAGGAAtactggactgtcagattagacagcctcggAGCTCTGCCCTTGCGATAAACTTCTAAACCGAACCTATGAATCTCatactgaagaggtctctgtacTGACAACTGTGCTATGACTGCAAACTTTcagctcaaagcatctgccacgacgttagctttcctcggatggtagctaatctcacagttgtagtcttttaccaactccaaccaccgtatttgtctcatattcaattctttctgcgtgaagaaatatttgaaaactcttgtgatcagtaaacatctggcatttctcgccgtacaagtagtgtcttcatatcttcaacgcaaagacgacAACAgttaactcaagatcatgagtcgggtagttcctctcatgcaccttcaactgcctggaaacATAAGCTATCACCCGACCATGCTTCATCAAAACTGCACCTAAACCGGGCTTAGATGCATTGTGTATAAGACGAAGTTTCCTTGCCCCGATGGCGTGGCTAACACTAGCACTGAGATAAGAGCtagcttcaaagtatcgaagctcttctagCACTCGCCACTCCACAcgaacttagcattcttctttgtcagtgaGGTGAGCGGCACTGTTATTGACAAAAACCCCTTAATAAACTTATGGTAGTAACCTGCTAAACCAGGAAAAATGCGGATCTCTAaagcattcttcggctcaacccattccttaacggctgctaccttagctggatccacctcgatcaCCACTactagatattatatgacccaaaaacgctaccttctccaactAGAATTCACACTTaataaattttgcaaacaactgCGACTCTGAAAGGCCTGCAAACTTTGACCAAGTGCTGATTGTGCTCGTCATGGCTCTTCAAGTAGATGaggatgtcgtcaatgaacactatgcaGAACTGTTCTAGGTAgggctggaatactcggttcatcaagtccataaaaatCGCTATAGCATTCGTCTgccaaatggcatcactaagaaaTGGTAATGCCCTAATCTAGTTCTGAAGGCTTGTCTTagttttactttactatgacATCGAGttctgacttttctcacaattcccaatattagaaatggaggttcaaacttGTCGTATCTTACctttcttatactatacccgtaatattcatcgatctattacattagcatttatgcagttcaatcTAAGAAATCTTAGCACCAAAAGTTACTGATCACTTCTATCCTTGGTACTACActcaaaagttaaaccttatcttaacCCCGTAATAATATTGACATACGATCCTTGAATCGAGTCTTTACCATACGACActaacttacgtaacttagctgtttacaagtacatcccaaataaaGGTTGCTGCtaatcttaaatttcgagtaacaCTAATCCATAAAATcccaaaatataaaatatcgATATTCTGTTTCGATAAAAAAAACCTTCCTAGCATCAAACAAATGCTTAAATATTTCCTTCCCAATTACATTATAGTTATGGCTTAAGACACTTAAATCTTTCTCATTCGAACGAATGTCACACTTTGACGTATCCTCAATACTTAATTCATTCTAACGTATAAAGCTTAATAAGTTCCTCTCTGATAATGATGGACTAATTcaaataaatcaacttcacttataacccacagaattctagaatcctcatataaagattttggatttcttactcgataaaaatcttaatattcgacATTGGTAACCTATGTTGAATATAAATAATTCCcttttatttcacccaatatCCCCGTATGATCACCTattccataaatttgaaattaaaacttacacgACCCAAGTATAGTCATAGATAACCTAATTCCAGTACTCATATTCACTAATCCTAAGTTGCTTAATGACTTACAAAGattcctcaagacaaggtgCTTGATAGGGCCTTTTGCCAAGTCTATCGACCTCAATGTCCATCTGGTCCTGCCCTGCCGTCAAAGCTCTTGACACGGAAACTGTATAAGTCGTAAGACCAGCAACTCGAACaacacggcgcaagatcggctgCAACCCATCCATAAAATTCCTCAGCTTCTCCCGGACATCATTTGCaattaggggcacaaagtgacaccctcCCTCAAACTTCCCGACGACGTCTGCCACGctgctgtctccctgtcgcagcgacatgaactccctggtcagacGAGATCGTACCTCTTCactgaagtacttggagtagaaaaccttaTTGAACCTATTCCATGTCAGTGTTTGTAATTTCACTGACACTGACGCGCTTTCCCACCAAAGCCTTGCGTCTCCAGTCAACAAGAAGGTGGCACATCTAACTATGTCAGCATCTTGTAGCTCCATAATTgcaaagattacctcgatggaatTAATCCATCCTtccgctatcatcgggtcagtggtcccCGAAAAATCCTTCGGATTCGTCCTCCTAAATCTTTCATAGACTGCCTCCTAgtctgggcctcgcccctgtGTCTACTTTAGTCTGGTTCcctgcaaactgtgcgaagaactgggcCATCCCtccaagcatctgagcctgcatatctgggtGGACGAGGAGGAGTGACCCTCTCCCCATCATGGGCTTTACTATTCTCATCGCCTGCTTCACGCACAATCCTACGTTTGGGAAGCATACTGTTCTaacatttacccaacacgtaaacccaacatgcatgaacataataccaatatcataagatgcacgtagtttgaacataaaacatgcacatgctgaaatcatgacttaatgcttactacatgaaataatttaaaaccttaaaacttacagacttgaggtgtgacttcgtgagcttctcgcaactggcagtaagcataaccctttacaagaacactgctctgataccaactgtaacgtaccgtacttttgatacttaaaatttgcggaaaaattcaaattttttttaaataaaacgtgAACCTTCAAAATTCATTAAAAGAGTTAAACTGTACGTCTCACAAGTTGTTGCAACAAAGATTTGAAAGTTAAAGTTTGAAAAAGTATTCAATGTTTGCATAAAACGTAAAACatgacggtcctcggg
Coding sequences:
- the LOC140839164 gene encoding uncharacterized protein, translated to MELQDADIVRCATFLLTGDARLWWESASVSVKLQTLTWNRFNKVFYSKYFSEEVRSRLTREFMSLRQGDSSVADVVGKFEGGCHFVPLIANDVREKLRNFMDGLQPILRRVVRVAGLTTYTVSVSRALTAGQDQMDIEVDRLGKRPYQAPCLEESL